The Euphorbia lathyris chromosome 8, ddEupLath1.1, whole genome shotgun sequence genome has a window encoding:
- the LOC136203773 gene encoding F-box protein CPR1-like yields MANLPQDLRNQILIRLPVKSLLRFRCVCKSWRAIIDSRDFIYSHLHTSSKNRLHRKLILSSRSNLRRLSTVFRAIDINDGFQEEFLLNFQNSRINLGLAVYCNGLVIFNTWDDKFTILNPSTRHYRTLPTFHQFYRGIKALGFGYDATADDYKLLVLLYSDPSFEVWILGLKSNCWRRLPVFPYTEYNFIEVACDGNSFVDGCVHFLCSRNREGSYAIVAFDVSEETFSVVALPISQNQAYPTCLQVFEGCLSIRFFTERKVDLYVRKKEGVEFIWTKLFALTTLQTYMLEIGTQFNKEFRTLGYSKEDDKILLIFSGNMYSYDVKETSLEVIRSSSLSDLYNCGYCVESLVSIGS; encoded by the coding sequence ATGGCAAATCTTCCACAAGATTTGAGAAACCAAATTCTGATTCGGCTGCCGGTTAAGTCTCTTCTTAGGTTTAGATGCGTTTGCAAATCATGGCGTGCAATTATTGACAGCCGTGATTTTATCTATTCTCATCTTCATACCTCTTCCAAGAACAGGCTGCATCGCAAGCTGATTCTCAGTAGCCGATCCAATTTAAGAAGACTTTCTACAGTATTTCGTGCTATAGATATAAACGATGGCTTCCAAGAAGAGTTTCTGCTCAATTTCCAGAATTCACGCATAAACCTCGGCCTTGCTGTTTATTGCAACGGTTTGGTTATCTTCAATACATGGGATGACAAATTTACTATACTGAATCCATCAACCAGACACTACAGGACACTTCCCACTTTCCACCAATTTTATAGAGGAATAAAGGCGTTGGGTTTTGGTTATGACGCTACTGCAGATGATTACAAGCTTTTAGTACTTTTATACTCAGATCCATCATTTGAGGTTTGGATTCTTGGATTGAAGTCGAATTGTTGGAGAAGGCTTCCCGTTTTTCCCTATACTgaatataattttattgaagtTGCTTGTGATGGAAATAGTTTTGTAGATGGTTGTGTGCATTTTTTATGCTCTCGAAATAGAGAGGGATCATATGCAATTGTAGCATTTGATGTTTCAGAAGAGACTTTCTCTGTGGTAGCTTTGCCTATCTCGCAAAACCAAGCATATCCTACATGTTTGCAGGTTTTTGAAGGGTGTCTTTCTATCAGATTTTTCACTGAGAGGAAGGTTGATTTGTATGTCAGAAAGAAGGAAGGAGTTGAGTTTATTTGGACTAAGTTATTCGCTCTTACAACACTACAAACTTATATGCTTGAAATTGGAACACAATTTAACAAGGAGTTCAGAACTCTGGGATATTCAAAGGAAGATGATAAGATTCTTCTTATCTTTTCTGGAAACATGTATTCATATGATGTTAAAGAAACAAGTCTTGAAGTGATAAGAAGCTCTTCTTTAAGTGATTTGTACAATTGTGGTTACTGTGTGGAAAGTCTTGTATCCATAGGGTCCTAA